In Brevinematales bacterium, the genomic stretch TCGTAAGATCTCGAAGCAGATATCAAATCAACCATCTCTTGTACTATATTTACGTTTGGGTAAAGGACATATCCTTTGTACTTACCGTGCTTAATTGCATCAGGATGCGATGGATCATAAACCATTCTTGGCGGTGAATCATCTTTTTCGACTTTAACAACTTTAACTCCTGCCCCCTGCCCAGGCTGTAACGCTTCTGGAAGTAGATGACTTTTAAATTTAAGACTATCATCTCTCGGCATAAGAACAACCCTTTGTCTCTGGTATGGACCACCTTCGGTAGTCCTTGTAGTTTCAACATTTGCTATATTGTTTGCAATAACATCAATCCTAAATCTTTGAGTAGTAAGCCCACTACCTGCTATATTAAGAGATGTAAACATTCCCATATATAAATTTATCGTAATTTATTTACAAAACATAAAATAATTCACCAAAAAATCAACCTAGAAATTATATTTACAACTTTACAAAAACTACTTTATACTTAATAAATGAGAATAAAAAGCATAAGGTTAGAAAACTTCGGGTCACATATTAATACTTTCATAGATTTCTCAAGATTTAATGATTCGCCAATAGTAATAATAACAGGAGATACTGGCTCCGGTAAAAGCACCATACTAGATGCTATAACATTTAGTTTATACCAAAAAGTACCAAGATATGATACATCCGATCTTAAGTCTGTAGTCTCTGAATACTCTCAAAATCAAGATAGTAATACCAAAACCTATTCAGAACTAGTACTCGAGGAAGAAGATCATAAATCCGATTCAAACCCCAGAATAATAAAAGAGTATAAAATAGTTAGAAGTATAGCCATCCAAAATTCATCAGTTGAGTATGATGTGGAGTTAAACATCACCAAAAAAGAATTATCCTTAGAAGGAGAAAAAATCCTTAATGAGGGAATAGTTAAAGATAGCAAGAAAAAAAAGGATGATTACATAATCAAGAATATAATAAAGTGTGACTACGATGTTTTCACCAGGTCGGTAATTCTACCTCAAGGCAACTTCGCAATGTTTCTAAAAAGCGACAGCTATGAAGACAGAAGAAAAATTCTCGAAAACATATTTCAAGAAGTTAAAATATACAGGGAAATTTCAAATGTTACAAAAAATATTCTAGAAAATAAAACAAAAGAACTCGATAAACTAGAGAGTAATATGATCAATGCAGTGAAAAACGTGGAATCTAATATAAAAACACTACTCCAAGAAATACCTGATGCTTGGAATCAAATAAAAATAAAAATACAATCCATTAGCTTAGAGAATACAAGTGAGCTAGATATTATCAACTTAAAGACAGAAGTTTTGAAAAAATACGAAG encodes the following:
- the flgC gene encoding flagellar basal body rod protein FlgC, whose translation is MGMFTSLNIAGSGLTTQRFRIDVIANNIANVETTRTTEGGPYQRQRVVLMPRDDSLKFKSHLLPEALQPGQGAGVKVVKVEKDDSPPRMVYDPSHPDAIKHGKYKGYVLYPNVNIVQEMVDLISASRSYEANVTVINSTRQMFEKSLQIGK